In Ascaphus truei isolate aAscTru1 chromosome 5, aAscTru1.hap1, whole genome shotgun sequence, one genomic interval encodes:
- the LOC142495853 gene encoding rho GTPase-activating protein 7-like isoform X2 produces the protein MAYPGKYRLRRSFSEHIKVSTSKAWDVFWKSARERRLSEIEAKEACDWLRAAGFPQYAQLYEDLQFPIDIETVKNDHEFLDRDAMESLYRRLNTLNKCATMKVEISRHRKQSDESEEDEPCAISNKWSYQRQSQRWSRLENLDGLPSEEASSISLPNGPRLKSPNNEDATFSDPGEKNDASSLHSSSSGESDSFPKTFEELETSRSSSRCSSSKLVTPDSTFSCSPSPSEMLNIISEEKLLDKPPSKKGKSLLRKMEKLRLMSSTVKRSIHPKDKPTISGPVLLDGPDEEKLRNLNCVNISDLADAQSKGRFSCSSQTCSSSSPSENSSTVSTPSPVIRVRSHMKRGGIYAEHFNPTKLSLWSDISEQNFRNERHLHENQMFQIPQGHKPGTFPKALTNSILSPIDNTSSVNWRTGSFHGCRRNRMRSTSSKDSEAPPSPLSLIDNRLSIYDNVPNIPFHFNKLVSPGDDDDVFSELDNVMDHVNGLRKLVSEWSEKFSDDGDSDFANDSTSPCPSSPKAIHLEVNQHLQDKSKQMDLGDADSCKPRTDSESPTLPYSTVSEIGSSLTDCSRQSPDPENLSLQVDRQSAAHLNRIQKLALLKLTALMDKYSPSSKQGWNWTVPKFIRKIRAPDYKDKNVFGVPFLLNVQRTGHPLPKSILQAMEYLRIHFLDQVGLFRKSGVKSRIQSLREMNEMDSTFVNYEGQSAFDVADMVKQYFRDLPEPIFTSKLCESFLHIYQYLPKDQQFYAVQAAILMLPDENREALKILLCFLRDVVACVNENQMTPTNIAVCLAPSLFHLNTLRRESSSSSSRSSQRKYSLGKPDQKDLSENLAATHGLAHMLTECNRLFQLPDYCRDLCPSIPHAQSGQPDSAINTSTTTIAAHCNTLISLENSMQNLLRDAKDKYRSWVACSGFEHVELAYKKVESNEYPVRVWKSSTEIEATPQVVLQHILREQYTWDPNLQQSKIIETLDEDTEIYHYSIESMSPLPPKEYVVLRTWRTDPQSGTCIVAATSVECEDVPISGILGHVILCQHLIESIGSQKSKVTHVCRTDTRGRTTEWYNRVFGHMCAAEILRIKDSFKQKKTVKT, from the exons atttacagTTCCCCATTGACATTGAAACTGTGAAGAACGATCATGAATTCTTGGATCGAGATGCAATGGAATCTTTATACAG acgcTTAAACACCTTGAACAAATGTGCAACTATGAAAGTTGAAATAAGTCGTCACAGAAAACAG agtGATGAATCTGAAGAGGATGAGCCCTGTGCCATAAGCAACAAATGGTCTTATCAACGACAAAGCCAAAGATGGTCTCGTCTGGAGAACTTGGATGGTCTTCCATCCGAGGAAGCTTCCAGCATATCTTTGCCAAATGGTCCAAGGCTTAAGAGCCCTAATAATGAGGATGCAACATTTTCAGATCCGGGAGAAAAAAATGATGCCTCTTCACTACATAGCTCCAGTAGCGGTGAGAGTGACAGCTTCCCCAAGACTTTTGAAGAGCTAGAGACTAGTAGAAGCTCTTCAAGGTGCTCTTCAAGCAAACTTGTCACGCCAGATTCTACTTTTAGCTGTTCCCCTTCTCCTAGTGAGATGCTGAATATCATCAGTGAGGAAAAGTTGCTTGACAAGCCTCCTAGCAAAAAGGGTAAAAGTCTGCTAAGGAAAATGGAGAAGCTGCGCTTGATGAGTTCCACTGTAAAGAGAAGTATCCATCCAAAGGACAAACCTACTATTAGTGGTCCTGTTCTGCTTGATGGACCTGATGAAGAAAAGTTAAGGAACCTCAACTGTGTCAACATTTCAGATCTTGCTGATGCCCAGAGTAAAGGAAGATTTTCTTGTTCTTCCCAAACATGCAGTAGCAGTAGTCCATCTGAAAACAGCAGCACTGTGAGCACCCCAAGTCCGGTCATAAGAGTTAGGAGTCACATGAAAAGAGGTGGAATATATGCGGAACACTTTAACCCTACTAAACTATCCCTGTGGAGCGACATCTCCGAGCAAAATTTTAGAAATGAGAGACACTTGCACGAAAATCAGATGTTTCAAATACCACAGGGTCACAAGCCAGGGACATTCCCTAAAGCACTTACAAACAGTATTTTATCTCCAATAGACAACACCTCCTCTGTAAACTGGAGAACTGGAAGTTTCCATGGTTGCAGACGGAACAGGATGAGGTCTACTAGCTCCAAAGACTCTGAAGCACCTCCAAGTCCACTTTCACTTATTGATAATCGGCTAAGCATATATGATAATGTGCCAAACATTCCCTTCCATTTCAATAAGCTTGTATCAccgggagatgatgatgatgtctTCTCAGAACTAGACAACGTAATGGACCATGTAAATGGGCTCAGGAAACTGGTCAGTGAATGGTCTGAGAAGTTCTCAGATGATGGGGATTCTGACTTTGCTAATGACTCAACCTCACCTTGTCCATCTTCACCGAAAGCAATCCATCTTGAAGTGAATCAACATTTACAAGACAAATCAAAGCAGATGGACCTTGGCGATGCAGACAGTTGCAAACCTCGCACAGATAGTGAGTCTCCAACTTTGCCGTACTCAACGGTTTCAGAGATTGGATCATCTCTAACAGATTGCAGCAG ACAAAGTCCAGACCCTGAAAATCTTTCCTTGCAAGTCGACAGACAGTCAGCGGCCCACCTGAACCGGATTCAGAAACTAGCTTTGTTGAAACTGACGGCTCTGATGGATAAATATTCACCTTCCAGCAAGCAAGGGTGGAACTG GACTGTTCCAAAGTTCATCCGAAAAATTAGGGCCCCGGACTATAAGGATAAGAATGTGTTTGGAGTTCCATTCCTATTAAATGTTCAGAGAACAGGTCATCCCCTTCCTAAGAGCATCCTCCAGGCCATGGAATATTTGCGTATCCACTTCCTTGATCAG GTTGGACTCTTTAGGAAATCTGGAGTTAAATCTAGAATCCAGTCGCTGAGAGAAATGAATGAAATGGATTCAACCTTTGTAAACTATGAAGGGCAGTCTGCATTTGACGTGGCAGATATGGTGAAGCAGTATTTCCGGGATCTGCCGGAGCCCATATTCACCAGCAAACTGTGTGAATCTTTCCTGCACATTTATCAAT ATTTGCCAAAGGACCAGCAGTTCTATGCTGTTCAGGCAGCAATCCTGATGCTTCCAGATGAAAATCGTGAAGCCCTCAAGATTCTTCTGTGCTTCCTCAGAGATGTTGTGGCTTGTGTGAATGAAAACCAAATGACTCCTACAAACATTGCTGTGTGTCTCGCCCCCAGTCTGTTTCACTTGAACACTCTCCGGAGAGAAAGTTCATCATCGTCCTCCAG ATCAAGCCAGAGAAAGTACAGTCTTGGAAAACCAGACCAGAAAGACTTGAGTGAGAACTTGGCAGCCACACATGGCTTGGCCCACATGCTCACAGAGTGCAACAGGCTGTTTCAG TTGCCTGACTATTGCCGTGACCTGTGTCCTAGCATTCCTCATGCACAGTCTGGCCAGCCTGATTCTGCCATCAACACGTCAACAACCACGATAGCAGCACATTGCAACACCCTGATTTCCCTGGAAAATTCTATGCAGAATCTGCTGCGAGATGCCAAGGACAAGTACAGAAGCTGGGTGGCATGTTCAGGCTTCGAACACGTGGAACTAGCGTACAAAAAG GTGGAAAGTAATGAATATCCAGTCAGGGTGTGGAAATCCTCCACTGAAATCGAAGCTACCCCTCAAGTTGTCCTGCAGCACATTCTGAGGGAGCAATACACATGGGACCCAAATCTTCAACAGTCCAAGATCATAGAGACTCTGGATGAAGATACTGAAATTTACCATTATTCCATAGAAAGCATGTCACCATTGCCACCTAAAGAATATGTGGTTTTAAG GACATGGAGGACTGATCCTCAAAGTGGGACTTGCATTGTGGCAGCTACTTCAGTTGAATGTGAAGATGTGCCGATcagtgggattctgggacatgtgaTCTTGTGTCAACACCTCATAGAAAGTATTGGATCTCAGAAATCTAAAGTGACTCATGTCTGTAGGACAGACACAAG gGGGCGCACAACTGAATGGTATAATAGAGTATTTGGCCACATGTGTGCTGCTGAGATATTGAGAATAAAGGACTCTTTCAAACAGAAGAAAACAGTGAAGACATGA
- the LOC142495853 gene encoding rho GTPase-activating protein 7-like isoform X4, which translates to MGGLSKMIVTQIEAKEACDWLRAAGFPQYAQLYEDLQFPIDIETVKNDHEFLDRDAMESLYRRLNTLNKCATMKVEISRHRKQSDESEEDEPCAISNKWSYQRQSQRWSRLENLDGLPSEEASSISLPNGPRLKSPNNEDATFSDPGEKNDASSLHSSSSGESDSFPKTFEELETSRSSSRCSSSKLVTPDSTFSCSPSPSEMLNIISEEKLLDKPPSKKGKSLLRKMEKLRLMSSTVKRSIHPKDKPTISGPVLLDGPDEEKLRNLNCVNISDLADAQSKGRFSCSSQTCSSSSPSENSSTVSTPSPVIRVRSHMKRGGIYAEHFNPTKLSLWSDISEQNFRNERHLHENQMFQIPQGHKPGTFPKALTNSILSPIDNTSSVNWRTGSFHGCRRNRMRSTSSKDSEAPPSPLSLIDNRLSIYDNVPNIPFHFNKLVSPGDDDDVFSELDNVMDHVNGLRKLVSEWSEKFSDDGDSDFANDSTSPCPSSPKAIHLEVNQHLQDKSKQMDLGDADSCKPRTDSESPTLPYSTVSEIGSSLTDCSRQSPDPENLSLQVDRQSAAHLNRIQKLALLKLTALMDKYSPSSKQGWNWTVPKFIRKIRAPDYKDKNVFGVPFLLNVQRTGHPLPKSILQAMEYLRIHFLDQVGLFRKSGVKSRIQSLREMNEMDSTFVNYEGQSAFDVADMVKQYFRDLPEPIFTSKLCESFLHIYQYLPKDQQFYAVQAAILMLPDENREALKILLCFLRDVVACVNENQMTPTNIAVCLAPSLFHLNTLRRESSSSSSRSSQRKYSLGKPDQKDLSENLAATHGLAHMLTECNRLFQLPDYCRDLCPSIPHAQSGQPDSAINTSTTTIAAHCNTLISLENSMQNLLRDAKDKYRSWVACSGFEHVELAYKKVESNEYPVRVWKSSTEIEATPQVVLQHILREQYTWDPNLQQSKIIETLDEDTEIYHYSIESMSPLPPKEYVVLRTWRTDPQSGTCIVAATSVECEDVPISGILGHVILCQHLIESIGSQKSKVTHVCRTDTRGRTTEWYNRVFGHMCAAEILRIKDSFKQKKTVKT; encoded by the exons atttacagTTCCCCATTGACATTGAAACTGTGAAGAACGATCATGAATTCTTGGATCGAGATGCAATGGAATCTTTATACAG acgcTTAAACACCTTGAACAAATGTGCAACTATGAAAGTTGAAATAAGTCGTCACAGAAAACAG agtGATGAATCTGAAGAGGATGAGCCCTGTGCCATAAGCAACAAATGGTCTTATCAACGACAAAGCCAAAGATGGTCTCGTCTGGAGAACTTGGATGGTCTTCCATCCGAGGAAGCTTCCAGCATATCTTTGCCAAATGGTCCAAGGCTTAAGAGCCCTAATAATGAGGATGCAACATTTTCAGATCCGGGAGAAAAAAATGATGCCTCTTCACTACATAGCTCCAGTAGCGGTGAGAGTGACAGCTTCCCCAAGACTTTTGAAGAGCTAGAGACTAGTAGAAGCTCTTCAAGGTGCTCTTCAAGCAAACTTGTCACGCCAGATTCTACTTTTAGCTGTTCCCCTTCTCCTAGTGAGATGCTGAATATCATCAGTGAGGAAAAGTTGCTTGACAAGCCTCCTAGCAAAAAGGGTAAAAGTCTGCTAAGGAAAATGGAGAAGCTGCGCTTGATGAGTTCCACTGTAAAGAGAAGTATCCATCCAAAGGACAAACCTACTATTAGTGGTCCTGTTCTGCTTGATGGACCTGATGAAGAAAAGTTAAGGAACCTCAACTGTGTCAACATTTCAGATCTTGCTGATGCCCAGAGTAAAGGAAGATTTTCTTGTTCTTCCCAAACATGCAGTAGCAGTAGTCCATCTGAAAACAGCAGCACTGTGAGCACCCCAAGTCCGGTCATAAGAGTTAGGAGTCACATGAAAAGAGGTGGAATATATGCGGAACACTTTAACCCTACTAAACTATCCCTGTGGAGCGACATCTCCGAGCAAAATTTTAGAAATGAGAGACACTTGCACGAAAATCAGATGTTTCAAATACCACAGGGTCACAAGCCAGGGACATTCCCTAAAGCACTTACAAACAGTATTTTATCTCCAATAGACAACACCTCCTCTGTAAACTGGAGAACTGGAAGTTTCCATGGTTGCAGACGGAACAGGATGAGGTCTACTAGCTCCAAAGACTCTGAAGCACCTCCAAGTCCACTTTCACTTATTGATAATCGGCTAAGCATATATGATAATGTGCCAAACATTCCCTTCCATTTCAATAAGCTTGTATCAccgggagatgatgatgatgtctTCTCAGAACTAGACAACGTAATGGACCATGTAAATGGGCTCAGGAAACTGGTCAGTGAATGGTCTGAGAAGTTCTCAGATGATGGGGATTCTGACTTTGCTAATGACTCAACCTCACCTTGTCCATCTTCACCGAAAGCAATCCATCTTGAAGTGAATCAACATTTACAAGACAAATCAAAGCAGATGGACCTTGGCGATGCAGACAGTTGCAAACCTCGCACAGATAGTGAGTCTCCAACTTTGCCGTACTCAACGGTTTCAGAGATTGGATCATCTCTAACAGATTGCAGCAG ACAAAGTCCAGACCCTGAAAATCTTTCCTTGCAAGTCGACAGACAGTCAGCGGCCCACCTGAACCGGATTCAGAAACTAGCTTTGTTGAAACTGACGGCTCTGATGGATAAATATTCACCTTCCAGCAAGCAAGGGTGGAACTG GACTGTTCCAAAGTTCATCCGAAAAATTAGGGCCCCGGACTATAAGGATAAGAATGTGTTTGGAGTTCCATTCCTATTAAATGTTCAGAGAACAGGTCATCCCCTTCCTAAGAGCATCCTCCAGGCCATGGAATATTTGCGTATCCACTTCCTTGATCAG GTTGGACTCTTTAGGAAATCTGGAGTTAAATCTAGAATCCAGTCGCTGAGAGAAATGAATGAAATGGATTCAACCTTTGTAAACTATGAAGGGCAGTCTGCATTTGACGTGGCAGATATGGTGAAGCAGTATTTCCGGGATCTGCCGGAGCCCATATTCACCAGCAAACTGTGTGAATCTTTCCTGCACATTTATCAAT ATTTGCCAAAGGACCAGCAGTTCTATGCTGTTCAGGCAGCAATCCTGATGCTTCCAGATGAAAATCGTGAAGCCCTCAAGATTCTTCTGTGCTTCCTCAGAGATGTTGTGGCTTGTGTGAATGAAAACCAAATGACTCCTACAAACATTGCTGTGTGTCTCGCCCCCAGTCTGTTTCACTTGAACACTCTCCGGAGAGAAAGTTCATCATCGTCCTCCAG ATCAAGCCAGAGAAAGTACAGTCTTGGAAAACCAGACCAGAAAGACTTGAGTGAGAACTTGGCAGCCACACATGGCTTGGCCCACATGCTCACAGAGTGCAACAGGCTGTTTCAG TTGCCTGACTATTGCCGTGACCTGTGTCCTAGCATTCCTCATGCACAGTCTGGCCAGCCTGATTCTGCCATCAACACGTCAACAACCACGATAGCAGCACATTGCAACACCCTGATTTCCCTGGAAAATTCTATGCAGAATCTGCTGCGAGATGCCAAGGACAAGTACAGAAGCTGGGTGGCATGTTCAGGCTTCGAACACGTGGAACTAGCGTACAAAAAG GTGGAAAGTAATGAATATCCAGTCAGGGTGTGGAAATCCTCCACTGAAATCGAAGCTACCCCTCAAGTTGTCCTGCAGCACATTCTGAGGGAGCAATACACATGGGACCCAAATCTTCAACAGTCCAAGATCATAGAGACTCTGGATGAAGATACTGAAATTTACCATTATTCCATAGAAAGCATGTCACCATTGCCACCTAAAGAATATGTGGTTTTAAG GACATGGAGGACTGATCCTCAAAGTGGGACTTGCATTGTGGCAGCTACTTCAGTTGAATGTGAAGATGTGCCGATcagtgggattctgggacatgtgaTCTTGTGTCAACACCTCATAGAAAGTATTGGATCTCAGAAATCTAAAGTGACTCATGTCTGTAGGACAGACACAAG gGGGCGCACAACTGAATGGTATAATAGAGTATTTGGCCACATGTGTGCTGCTGAGATATTGAGAATAAAGGACTCTTTCAAACAGAAGAAAACAGTGAAGACATGA
- the LOC142495853 gene encoding rho GTPase-activating protein 7-like isoform X3 — MDLQLFCFCAPCNKIEAKEACDWLRAAGFPQYAQLYEDLQFPIDIETVKNDHEFLDRDAMESLYRRLNTLNKCATMKVEISRHRKQSDESEEDEPCAISNKWSYQRQSQRWSRLENLDGLPSEEASSISLPNGPRLKSPNNEDATFSDPGEKNDASSLHSSSSGESDSFPKTFEELETSRSSSRCSSSKLVTPDSTFSCSPSPSEMLNIISEEKLLDKPPSKKGKSLLRKMEKLRLMSSTVKRSIHPKDKPTISGPVLLDGPDEEKLRNLNCVNISDLADAQSKGRFSCSSQTCSSSSPSENSSTVSTPSPVIRVRSHMKRGGIYAEHFNPTKLSLWSDISEQNFRNERHLHENQMFQIPQGHKPGTFPKALTNSILSPIDNTSSVNWRTGSFHGCRRNRMRSTSSKDSEAPPSPLSLIDNRLSIYDNVPNIPFHFNKLVSPGDDDDVFSELDNVMDHVNGLRKLVSEWSEKFSDDGDSDFANDSTSPCPSSPKAIHLEVNQHLQDKSKQMDLGDADSCKPRTDSESPTLPYSTVSEIGSSLTDCSRQSPDPENLSLQVDRQSAAHLNRIQKLALLKLTALMDKYSPSSKQGWNWTVPKFIRKIRAPDYKDKNVFGVPFLLNVQRTGHPLPKSILQAMEYLRIHFLDQVGLFRKSGVKSRIQSLREMNEMDSTFVNYEGQSAFDVADMVKQYFRDLPEPIFTSKLCESFLHIYQYLPKDQQFYAVQAAILMLPDENREALKILLCFLRDVVACVNENQMTPTNIAVCLAPSLFHLNTLRRESSSSSSRSSQRKYSLGKPDQKDLSENLAATHGLAHMLTECNRLFQLPDYCRDLCPSIPHAQSGQPDSAINTSTTTIAAHCNTLISLENSMQNLLRDAKDKYRSWVACSGFEHVELAYKKVESNEYPVRVWKSSTEIEATPQVVLQHILREQYTWDPNLQQSKIIETLDEDTEIYHYSIESMSPLPPKEYVVLRTWRTDPQSGTCIVAATSVECEDVPISGILGHVILCQHLIESIGSQKSKVTHVCRTDTRGRTTEWYNRVFGHMCAAEILRIKDSFKQKKTVKT, encoded by the exons atttacagTTCCCCATTGACATTGAAACTGTGAAGAACGATCATGAATTCTTGGATCGAGATGCAATGGAATCTTTATACAG acgcTTAAACACCTTGAACAAATGTGCAACTATGAAAGTTGAAATAAGTCGTCACAGAAAACAG agtGATGAATCTGAAGAGGATGAGCCCTGTGCCATAAGCAACAAATGGTCTTATCAACGACAAAGCCAAAGATGGTCTCGTCTGGAGAACTTGGATGGTCTTCCATCCGAGGAAGCTTCCAGCATATCTTTGCCAAATGGTCCAAGGCTTAAGAGCCCTAATAATGAGGATGCAACATTTTCAGATCCGGGAGAAAAAAATGATGCCTCTTCACTACATAGCTCCAGTAGCGGTGAGAGTGACAGCTTCCCCAAGACTTTTGAAGAGCTAGAGACTAGTAGAAGCTCTTCAAGGTGCTCTTCAAGCAAACTTGTCACGCCAGATTCTACTTTTAGCTGTTCCCCTTCTCCTAGTGAGATGCTGAATATCATCAGTGAGGAAAAGTTGCTTGACAAGCCTCCTAGCAAAAAGGGTAAAAGTCTGCTAAGGAAAATGGAGAAGCTGCGCTTGATGAGTTCCACTGTAAAGAGAAGTATCCATCCAAAGGACAAACCTACTATTAGTGGTCCTGTTCTGCTTGATGGACCTGATGAAGAAAAGTTAAGGAACCTCAACTGTGTCAACATTTCAGATCTTGCTGATGCCCAGAGTAAAGGAAGATTTTCTTGTTCTTCCCAAACATGCAGTAGCAGTAGTCCATCTGAAAACAGCAGCACTGTGAGCACCCCAAGTCCGGTCATAAGAGTTAGGAGTCACATGAAAAGAGGTGGAATATATGCGGAACACTTTAACCCTACTAAACTATCCCTGTGGAGCGACATCTCCGAGCAAAATTTTAGAAATGAGAGACACTTGCACGAAAATCAGATGTTTCAAATACCACAGGGTCACAAGCCAGGGACATTCCCTAAAGCACTTACAAACAGTATTTTATCTCCAATAGACAACACCTCCTCTGTAAACTGGAGAACTGGAAGTTTCCATGGTTGCAGACGGAACAGGATGAGGTCTACTAGCTCCAAAGACTCTGAAGCACCTCCAAGTCCACTTTCACTTATTGATAATCGGCTAAGCATATATGATAATGTGCCAAACATTCCCTTCCATTTCAATAAGCTTGTATCAccgggagatgatgatgatgtctTCTCAGAACTAGACAACGTAATGGACCATGTAAATGGGCTCAGGAAACTGGTCAGTGAATGGTCTGAGAAGTTCTCAGATGATGGGGATTCTGACTTTGCTAATGACTCAACCTCACCTTGTCCATCTTCACCGAAAGCAATCCATCTTGAAGTGAATCAACATTTACAAGACAAATCAAAGCAGATGGACCTTGGCGATGCAGACAGTTGCAAACCTCGCACAGATAGTGAGTCTCCAACTTTGCCGTACTCAACGGTTTCAGAGATTGGATCATCTCTAACAGATTGCAGCAG ACAAAGTCCAGACCCTGAAAATCTTTCCTTGCAAGTCGACAGACAGTCAGCGGCCCACCTGAACCGGATTCAGAAACTAGCTTTGTTGAAACTGACGGCTCTGATGGATAAATATTCACCTTCCAGCAAGCAAGGGTGGAACTG GACTGTTCCAAAGTTCATCCGAAAAATTAGGGCCCCGGACTATAAGGATAAGAATGTGTTTGGAGTTCCATTCCTATTAAATGTTCAGAGAACAGGTCATCCCCTTCCTAAGAGCATCCTCCAGGCCATGGAATATTTGCGTATCCACTTCCTTGATCAG GTTGGACTCTTTAGGAAATCTGGAGTTAAATCTAGAATCCAGTCGCTGAGAGAAATGAATGAAATGGATTCAACCTTTGTAAACTATGAAGGGCAGTCTGCATTTGACGTGGCAGATATGGTGAAGCAGTATTTCCGGGATCTGCCGGAGCCCATATTCACCAGCAAACTGTGTGAATCTTTCCTGCACATTTATCAAT ATTTGCCAAAGGACCAGCAGTTCTATGCTGTTCAGGCAGCAATCCTGATGCTTCCAGATGAAAATCGTGAAGCCCTCAAGATTCTTCTGTGCTTCCTCAGAGATGTTGTGGCTTGTGTGAATGAAAACCAAATGACTCCTACAAACATTGCTGTGTGTCTCGCCCCCAGTCTGTTTCACTTGAACACTCTCCGGAGAGAAAGTTCATCATCGTCCTCCAG ATCAAGCCAGAGAAAGTACAGTCTTGGAAAACCAGACCAGAAAGACTTGAGTGAGAACTTGGCAGCCACACATGGCTTGGCCCACATGCTCACAGAGTGCAACAGGCTGTTTCAG TTGCCTGACTATTGCCGTGACCTGTGTCCTAGCATTCCTCATGCACAGTCTGGCCAGCCTGATTCTGCCATCAACACGTCAACAACCACGATAGCAGCACATTGCAACACCCTGATTTCCCTGGAAAATTCTATGCAGAATCTGCTGCGAGATGCCAAGGACAAGTACAGAAGCTGGGTGGCATGTTCAGGCTTCGAACACGTGGAACTAGCGTACAAAAAG GTGGAAAGTAATGAATATCCAGTCAGGGTGTGGAAATCCTCCACTGAAATCGAAGCTACCCCTCAAGTTGTCCTGCAGCACATTCTGAGGGAGCAATACACATGGGACCCAAATCTTCAACAGTCCAAGATCATAGAGACTCTGGATGAAGATACTGAAATTTACCATTATTCCATAGAAAGCATGTCACCATTGCCACCTAAAGAATATGTGGTTTTAAG GACATGGAGGACTGATCCTCAAAGTGGGACTTGCATTGTGGCAGCTACTTCAGTTGAATGTGAAGATGTGCCGATcagtgggattctgggacatgtgaTCTTGTGTCAACACCTCATAGAAAGTATTGGATCTCAGAAATCTAAAGTGACTCATGTCTGTAGGACAGACACAAG gGGGCGCACAACTGAATGGTATAATAGAGTATTTGGCCACATGTGTGCTGCTGAGATATTGAGAATAAAGGACTCTTTCAAACAGAAGAAAACAGTGAAGACATGA